A genomic region of Pseudomonas sp. KU43P contains the following coding sequences:
- a CDS encoding glutamine synthetase family protein: MTAEGFIEGRRLQMARGVLLQCIMGGYPPARFYGSDDGDLALVAEPTQIHRLPWSEEGLALAICDANELDGRSSALSTRGQLKAVIARYAALGLAPVVATELEFFVFAANSDPQQPFQPPVGKDGRRELGHSAFSVSSNNGLRPFFQDVYRCMAALGLPRDTFMHEMGVSQFEINLLHGDPLLLADQTFLFKHLLKEVALKHGLIVVCMAKPLAHTPGSSMHIHQSLVDITGGRNVFSDDQGQPTDTFHHFIGGQQACMAEFTALFAPNVNSYQRLCHPYASPNNACWSHDNRAAGLRIPASAPVARRVENRLPGADANPYLAIAASLAAGLHGIEQRLQPTPAIQGEFEVPEALSLPCTLHAALERLKRSNLARELFGSEFIEGYVASKTLELTDFFDEITPWERRVLAAQA; encoded by the coding sequence ATGACCGCCGAAGGCTTCATCGAAGGCCGCCGCCTGCAGATGGCGCGCGGCGTGTTGCTGCAATGCATCATGGGCGGCTACCCGCCGGCACGCTTCTACGGCAGCGACGATGGCGACCTGGCGCTGGTGGCCGAACCCACGCAGATCCACCGCCTGCCGTGGAGCGAGGAGGGCTTGGCCCTGGCCATCTGCGATGCCAACGAGCTGGATGGCAGGTCGTCGGCGTTGTCCACCCGCGGCCAGCTCAAGGCCGTGATTGCCCGCTACGCAGCACTGGGCCTGGCGCCGGTGGTGGCCACCGAACTGGAGTTCTTCGTCTTCGCCGCCAACAGCGACCCGCAGCAGCCGTTCCAGCCGCCAGTGGGCAAGGACGGGCGCCGCGAGCTCGGCCACTCGGCGTTCAGCGTCAGTTCCAACAACGGCCTGCGCCCGTTCTTCCAGGACGTGTACCGGTGCATGGCGGCGCTCGGCCTGCCGCGCGATACCTTCATGCACGAGATGGGCGTCAGCCAGTTCGAGATCAACCTGCTGCACGGCGACCCGTTGCTGCTGGCCGACCAGACCTTCCTGTTCAAGCACCTGCTCAAGGAAGTGGCGCTCAAGCACGGCCTGATCGTGGTGTGCATGGCCAAGCCGCTGGCGCACACCCCTGGCAGCTCCATGCACATTCACCAGAGCCTGGTCGACATCACTGGCGGGCGGAATGTGTTCAGCGATGACCAAGGGCAGCCGACCGATACCTTCCACCATTTCATCGGTGGCCAGCAGGCCTGCATGGCCGAATTTACCGCGCTGTTCGCCCCGAACGTCAATTCGTACCAGCGCCTTTGCCATCCGTACGCCTCGCCCAACAACGCTTGCTGGTCGCACGACAACCGTGCCGCCGGGCTGCGCATTCCGGCCAGCGCGCCGGTGGCGCGGCGTGTGGAGAACCGCTTGCCCGGCGCCGACGCCAACCCCTATCTGGCCATTGCCGCCAGCCTGGCCGCCGGCCTGCACGGCATCGAGCAGCGCTTGCAGCCGACACCGGCGATACAGGGTGAGTTCGAGGTGCCGGAGGCATTGAGTCTGCCGTGCACGCTGCATGCCGCGCTGGAGCGCCTCAAGCGCAGCAACCTGGCGCGGGAACTGTTCGGCAGCGAGTTCATCGAAGGCTACGTTGCCAGCAAGACACTGGAGCTGACCGACTTCTTCGACGAGATCACACCGTGGGAGCGGCGGGTTTTGGCGGCACAGGCCTGA